The Canis lupus dingo isolate Sandy chromosome 4, ASM325472v2, whole genome shotgun sequence genome contains a region encoding:
- the FST gene encoding follistatin isoform X3 gives MVGPRHPPGGLCLLLLLLCQFMEDRSAQAGNCWLRQAKNGRCQVLYKTELSKEECCSTGRLSTSWTEEDVNDNTLFKWMIFNGGAPNCIPCKETCENVDCGPGKKCRMNKKNKPRCVCAPDCSNITWKGPVCGLDGKTYRNECALLKARCKEQPELEVQYQGKCKKTCRDVFCPGSSTCVVDQTNNAYCVTCNRMCPEPTSSEQYLCGNDGVTYPSACHLRKATCLLGRSIGLAYEGKCIKAKSCEDIQCTGGKKCLWDFKVGRGRCSLCDELCPESKSEEPVCASDNATYASECAMKEAACSSGVLLEVKHSGSCN, from the exons ATGGTCGGTCCCCGGCACCCGCCCGGCGGGCTctgcctcctgctgctgctgctgtgccaGTTCATGGAGGACCGCAGCGCCCAGG CTGGGAATTGCTGGCTCCGCCAAGCAAAGAACGGCCGCTGCCAGGTCCTATATAAAACAGAACTGAGCAAGGAAGAGTGCTGCAGCACCGGCCGCCTGAGCACCTCGTGGACCGAGGAGGATGTAAATGACAACACGCTCTTCAAGTGGATGATTTTCAACGGGGGCGCCCCCAACTGCATCCCCTGCAAAG AGACCTGCGAAAACGTGGACTGTGGCCCCGGGAAAAAATGCCGAATGAACAAGAAGAACAAACCCCGCTGTGTCTGTGCCCCAGACTGTTCCAACATCACCTGGAAGGGCCCAGTCTGCGGGCTGGACGGGAAAACCTACCGTAACGAATGTGCACTCCTCAAGGCCAGATGTAAAGAGCAGCCGGAGCTGGAAGTCCAGTACCAGGGCAAATGTAAAA AGACCTGTCGGGATGTGTTCTGTCCAGGCAGTTCCACATGTGTGGTGGACCAGACAAATAATGCCTACTGTGTGACATGTAACCGGATGTGCCCAGAGCCCACCTCCTCTGAACAGTATCTCTGTGGGAATGACGGAGTGACTtaccccagtgcctgtcacctgaGAAAGGCTACCTGCCTACTGGGCAGATCGATTGGATTAGCCTATGAGGGAAAGTGTATCA AAGCAAAGTCCTGTGAAGATATCCAGTGCACCGGTGGAAAAAAGTGTTTGTGGGATTTCAAGGTTGGCAGAGGCCGGTGTTCCCTCTGTGATGAGCTGTGCCCTGAGAGTAAGTCTGAGGAGCCCGTCTGTGCCAGTGACAATGCCACGTATGCCAGCGAGTGTGCCATGAAGGAAGCTGCTTGCTCCTCAGGTGTGCTGCTGGAAGTAAAGCACTCCGGATCTTGCAACT GA
- the FST gene encoding follistatin isoform X2, with the protein MVGPRHPPGGLCLLLLLLCQFMEDRSAQAGNCWLRQAKNGRCQVLYKTELSKEECCSTGRLSTSWTEEDVNDNTLFKWMIFNGGAPNCIPCKETCENVDCGPGKKCRMNKKNKPRCVCAPDCSNITWKGPVCGLDGKTYRNECALLKARCKEQPELEVQYQGKCKKTCRDVFCPGSSTCVVDQTNNAYCVTCNRMCPEPTSSEQYLCGNDGVTYPSACHLRKATCLLGRSIGLAYEGKCITKSCEDIQCTGGKKCLWDFKVGRGRCSLCDELCPESKSEEPVCASDNATYASECAMKEAACSSGVLLEVKHSGSCNSISEDTEEEEEDEDQDYSFPISSILEW; encoded by the exons ATGGTCGGTCCCCGGCACCCGCCCGGCGGGCTctgcctcctgctgctgctgctgtgccaGTTCATGGAGGACCGCAGCGCCCAGG CTGGGAATTGCTGGCTCCGCCAAGCAAAGAACGGCCGCTGCCAGGTCCTATATAAAACAGAACTGAGCAAGGAAGAGTGCTGCAGCACCGGCCGCCTGAGCACCTCGTGGACCGAGGAGGATGTAAATGACAACACGCTCTTCAAGTGGATGATTTTCAACGGGGGCGCCCCCAACTGCATCCCCTGCAAAG AGACCTGCGAAAACGTGGACTGTGGCCCCGGGAAAAAATGCCGAATGAACAAGAAGAACAAACCCCGCTGTGTCTGTGCCCCAGACTGTTCCAACATCACCTGGAAGGGCCCAGTCTGCGGGCTGGACGGGAAAACCTACCGTAACGAATGTGCACTCCTCAAGGCCAGATGTAAAGAGCAGCCGGAGCTGGAAGTCCAGTACCAGGGCAAATGTAAAA AGACCTGTCGGGATGTGTTCTGTCCAGGCAGTTCCACATGTGTGGTGGACCAGACAAATAATGCCTACTGTGTGACATGTAACCGGATGTGCCCAGAGCCCACCTCCTCTGAACAGTATCTCTGTGGGAATGACGGAGTGACTtaccccagtgcctgtcacctgaGAAAGGCTACCTGCCTACTGGGCAGATCGATTGGATTAGCCTATGAGGGAAAGTGTATCA CAAAGTCCTGTGAAGATATCCAGTGCACCGGTGGAAAAAAGTGTTTGTGGGATTTCAAGGTTGGCAGAGGCCGGTGTTCCCTCTGTGATGAGCTGTGCCCTGAGAGTAAGTCTGAGGAGCCCGTCTGTGCCAGTGACAATGCCACGTATGCCAGCGAGTGTGCCATGAAGGAAGCTGCTTGCTCCTCAGGTGTGCTGCTGGAAGTAAAGCACTCCGGATCTTGCAACT CCATTTCGGAAGATAccgaggaagaagaggaagatgaagacCAGGACTACAGCTTTCCTATATCTTCCATTCTAGAGTGGTAA
- the FST gene encoding follistatin isoform X1, with the protein MVGPRHPPGGLCLLLLLLCQFMEDRSAQAGNCWLRQAKNGRCQVLYKTELSKEECCSTGRLSTSWTEEDVNDNTLFKWMIFNGGAPNCIPCKETCENVDCGPGKKCRMNKKNKPRCVCAPDCSNITWKGPVCGLDGKTYRNECALLKARCKEQPELEVQYQGKCKKTCRDVFCPGSSTCVVDQTNNAYCVTCNRMCPEPTSSEQYLCGNDGVTYPSACHLRKATCLLGRSIGLAYEGKCIKAKSCEDIQCTGGKKCLWDFKVGRGRCSLCDELCPESKSEEPVCASDNATYASECAMKEAACSSGVLLEVKHSGSCNSISEDTEEEEEDEDQDYSFPISSILEW; encoded by the exons ATGGTCGGTCCCCGGCACCCGCCCGGCGGGCTctgcctcctgctgctgctgctgtgccaGTTCATGGAGGACCGCAGCGCCCAGG CTGGGAATTGCTGGCTCCGCCAAGCAAAGAACGGCCGCTGCCAGGTCCTATATAAAACAGAACTGAGCAAGGAAGAGTGCTGCAGCACCGGCCGCCTGAGCACCTCGTGGACCGAGGAGGATGTAAATGACAACACGCTCTTCAAGTGGATGATTTTCAACGGGGGCGCCCCCAACTGCATCCCCTGCAAAG AGACCTGCGAAAACGTGGACTGTGGCCCCGGGAAAAAATGCCGAATGAACAAGAAGAACAAACCCCGCTGTGTCTGTGCCCCAGACTGTTCCAACATCACCTGGAAGGGCCCAGTCTGCGGGCTGGACGGGAAAACCTACCGTAACGAATGTGCACTCCTCAAGGCCAGATGTAAAGAGCAGCCGGAGCTGGAAGTCCAGTACCAGGGCAAATGTAAAA AGACCTGTCGGGATGTGTTCTGTCCAGGCAGTTCCACATGTGTGGTGGACCAGACAAATAATGCCTACTGTGTGACATGTAACCGGATGTGCCCAGAGCCCACCTCCTCTGAACAGTATCTCTGTGGGAATGACGGAGTGACTtaccccagtgcctgtcacctgaGAAAGGCTACCTGCCTACTGGGCAGATCGATTGGATTAGCCTATGAGGGAAAGTGTATCA AAGCAAAGTCCTGTGAAGATATCCAGTGCACCGGTGGAAAAAAGTGTTTGTGGGATTTCAAGGTTGGCAGAGGCCGGTGTTCCCTCTGTGATGAGCTGTGCCCTGAGAGTAAGTCTGAGGAGCCCGTCTGTGCCAGTGACAATGCCACGTATGCCAGCGAGTGTGCCATGAAGGAAGCTGCTTGCTCCTCAGGTGTGCTGCTGGAAGTAAAGCACTCCGGATCTTGCAACT CCATTTCGGAAGATAccgaggaagaagaggaagatgaagacCAGGACTACAGCTTTCCTATATCTTCCATTCTAGAGTGGTAA